From a single Aquincola tertiaricarbonis genomic region:
- a CDS encoding GspH/FimT family pseudopilin encodes MSFTRAWPTPPRLAGCADAMKSPREHLQHGLTMVELLVAVVIMGVVLTLAVPAFNDLIARERLRGTNAQLLADLKYARSEAVQRNYRVVVDFRGSDTMACYSIYEFAGGECDCLQSNDPCPASAYAAPQSLLKLVQLPRARGVSMSTDGEKLTIESNRARHSRNLTITLRNNRGAQLVTTVSTRGLVTTCSPDGSMPGVPACATP; translated from the coding sequence ATGTCGTTTACGCGGGCGTGGCCGACACCGCCGCGCCTTGCTGGGTGCGCTGACGCGATGAAGTCGCCACGCGAGCACCTTCAACACGGGCTCACCATGGTCGAGCTGCTGGTCGCGGTGGTGATCATGGGCGTGGTGCTGACACTGGCGGTGCCGGCCTTCAACGACCTGATCGCACGCGAACGGCTGCGCGGCACCAATGCGCAGCTGCTGGCCGACTTGAAGTACGCGCGCTCGGAAGCGGTGCAGCGCAACTACCGTGTGGTTGTCGACTTCCGGGGCTCAGACACCATGGCTTGCTACTCGATCTACGAGTTTGCGGGCGGCGAGTGTGACTGCCTGCAAAGCAACGATCCCTGCCCGGCCAGCGCCTATGCAGCCCCACAGTCGCTGCTGAAGCTGGTCCAGCTACCGCGGGCACGCGGCGTCTCGATGAGCACCGACGGTGAGAAGCTGACCATCGAATCGAATCGAGCCAGGCACTCACGCAACCTGACCATCACGTTGCGCAACAACCGCGGTGCCCAACTGGTCACCACGGTCAGCACACGAGGCTTGGTCACCACCTGCTCGCCGGACGGCTCGATGCCAGGAGTTCCCGCATGCGCCACGCCGTGA
- the nusB gene encoding transcription antitermination factor NusB: MSPAPKKPNGPKRPSAANVARRHARQVALQGLYEWLVSGTEAGVIDAHMREQDDFSKADAAHFDALLHGCIAEAADLDTVLARHVDRQTSQLSPVEHAVLLIGAYELKHCIDVPYKVAINEAVELAKNFGGTDGHKYVNGVLDKAAADLRSVEVNAAREARRAG; this comes from the coding sequence GTGAGCCCCGCCCCCAAGAAGCCGAACGGCCCGAAAAGGCCGTCGGCCGCCAACGTGGCGCGCCGCCATGCGCGCCAGGTGGCGCTGCAAGGCCTGTATGAATGGCTGGTGTCCGGCACCGAAGCCGGCGTGATCGACGCGCACATGCGCGAGCAGGACGATTTCTCCAAGGCCGACGCTGCGCACTTCGACGCGCTGCTGCACGGCTGCATCGCCGAAGCGGCCGACCTGGACACGGTGCTGGCCCGCCATGTGGACCGCCAGACCTCGCAGTTGTCGCCGGTGGAACATGCGGTGCTGCTGATCGGCGCCTACGAACTGAAGCACTGCATCGACGTGCCCTACAAGGTGGCGATCAACGAAGCGGTGGAACTGGCCAAGAACTTCGGCGGCACCGATGGCCACAAGTACGTCAACGGCGTGCTGGACAAGGCCGCGGCCGACCTGCGGTCGGTGGAAGTGAATGCCGCGCGGGAGGCGCGGCGCGCCGGCTGA
- a CDS encoding riboflavin synthase, translating into MFTGIISGVGRITLVEALGADASHGKRLTVEAPAHYLDDVQLGDSIAINGACMTVTQFEREPARFTIDVSAESLDKTAGLDQPGRINLEKALRAHDRLGGHIVSGHVDGVGSVAHFAPVGESWELRILAPAGLAKFMAYKGSVTVNGVSLTVNRVADVAGGCEISINLIPHTIENTALGELKAGSRVNLEIDLIARYVERMLGAAPPAA; encoded by the coding sequence ATGTTCACCGGCATCATCAGCGGCGTTGGCCGCATCACCCTGGTTGAAGCCCTCGGCGCCGACGCCAGCCACGGCAAGCGGCTGACGGTCGAGGCGCCCGCGCACTACCTGGACGACGTGCAACTGGGCGACAGCATCGCGATCAACGGCGCCTGCATGACGGTGACGCAGTTCGAGCGCGAGCCTGCCCGCTTCACCATCGACGTCTCGGCCGAGAGCCTGGACAAGACCGCCGGCCTCGACCAGCCCGGCCGCATCAATCTGGAAAAGGCGCTGCGTGCGCACGACCGGCTGGGCGGCCACATCGTGTCCGGTCACGTCGACGGCGTGGGCAGCGTGGCGCACTTCGCGCCGGTGGGCGAATCGTGGGAGCTGCGCATCCTGGCGCCGGCCGGCCTGGCCAAGTTCATGGCCTACAAGGGCTCGGTCACCGTCAACGGCGTCAGCCTGACGGTCAATCGCGTGGCCGATGTCGCGGGTGGCTGCGAAATCAGCATCAACCTGATTCCGCACACCATCGAGAACACCGCGCTGGGCGAGCTCAAGGCCGGCAGCCGGGTCAACCTCGAGATCGACCTGATCGCCCGCTACGTGGAGCGCATGCTCGGCGCCGCGCCGCCCGCCGCCTGA
- the ribH gene encoding 6,7-dimethyl-8-ribityllumazine synthase, translating into MQGSDKGNLAGLNGEHLRVGIVRARFNDSVTAGLREACVAELTALGVPPDHIRSVDVPGALEVPVALQAMAASGDYDALVALGCIIRGETYHFELVANESGAGVTRVSLDSRLPIANAILTVENPMQAEARIEEKGRDAARVAVEMALLLKELK; encoded by the coding sequence ATGCAAGGCTCCGACAAAGGCAATCTCGCCGGCCTCAACGGCGAGCACCTGCGCGTGGGCATCGTGCGTGCGCGCTTCAATGACAGCGTCACCGCCGGCCTGCGTGAGGCCTGCGTGGCCGAGCTGACCGCCCTGGGCGTGCCGCCCGACCACATCCGCAGCGTCGACGTGCCGGGCGCGCTGGAAGTGCCGGTGGCGCTGCAGGCGATGGCCGCCTCGGGCGACTACGACGCGCTGGTGGCGCTGGGCTGCATCATCCGCGGCGAAACCTACCACTTCGAACTGGTGGCCAATGAAAGCGGCGCCGGTGTCACCCGCGTGTCGCTGGACAGCCGCCTGCCGATCGCCAATGCGATCCTGACCGTGGAGAACCCGATGCAGGCCGAGGCCCGCATCGAAGAAAAGGGCCGCGACGCGGCCCGCGTGGCCGTTGAAATGGCCTTGTTGCTGAAGGAACTGAAGTGA
- a CDS encoding PilW family protein, translating to MRHAVIHRQRGLSLVELMVGITVGLFIVAAAAMMTTSQLGDNRRLMVETQVQQELRAAMDLISRDVRRASAWDDAATSVWRPNNLIVGTNPNAELVSGNSSTSLQFAYLSGGTETPSGFRLQDEALQMRVGDAWQTVTDVQTIRLLDLTMDLQEHRVSLASYCMNGCVLGNCPTLFVRTVDVAISAQATTDASVQRRLVSTIRLPNDKVVGVCP from the coding sequence ATGCGCCACGCCGTGATTCATCGCCAGCGCGGGCTGTCCCTGGTCGAGCTGATGGTGGGCATCACCGTCGGTCTGTTCATCGTCGCGGCCGCCGCGATGATGACCACCAGCCAGCTCGGCGACAACCGCCGGCTGATGGTCGAAACCCAGGTGCAACAAGAGTTGCGGGCGGCCATGGACCTGATCAGCCGCGATGTGCGGCGTGCCAGCGCCTGGGACGACGCAGCCACCAGCGTCTGGCGACCGAACAACCTGATCGTGGGCACCAACCCCAACGCCGAGCTGGTCTCGGGCAACAGCAGCACTTCGCTGCAGTTCGCCTACCTCAGCGGCGGCACGGAAACCCCTTCCGGCTTCCGCCTCCAGGACGAGGCCTTGCAGATGCGGGTCGGCGATGCGTGGCAGACGGTCACCGACGTGCAGACCATCCGGCTGCTCGACCTGACGATGGACCTGCAGGAGCACCGGGTGAGCCTGGCCAGCTACTGCATGAATGGATGCGTCCTGGGCAACTGCCCGACACTGTTCGTTCGCACGGTGGACGTCGCGATCAGCGCGCAGGCCACCACTGACGCCAGCGTGCAGCGCCGCCTGGTGAGCACCATCCGGCTGCCCAACGACAAGGTGGTGGGGGTCTGTCCATGA
- a CDS encoding type IV pilin protein — MAPLSHRHTHGFTLIEMLVAIVIVAILAAIALPAFTESVRKGRRADAVALLTGLQLAQERFRANNPAYANNVSQLPGTPTTTEHYEATVVSASASSYQLKATARTASPQNDDGACKVMSLTMTTGGNVVYAGVADTAAPCWVR, encoded by the coding sequence ATGGCGCCCCTTTCCCATCGCCACACCCACGGCTTCACGCTGATCGAAATGCTGGTCGCCATCGTCATCGTCGCGATCCTGGCTGCCATCGCCTTGCCCGCCTTCACCGAGTCGGTGCGCAAGGGCCGGCGTGCTGACGCCGTGGCCTTGTTGACCGGGCTGCAGCTGGCACAAGAGCGCTTCCGTGCCAACAACCCGGCCTACGCCAACAACGTGTCGCAACTGCCGGGCACGCCGACCACCACCGAGCACTACGAGGCCACGGTGGTGAGCGCCAGTGCTTCGAGCTACCAGCTCAAGGCCACGGCCCGCACCGCGTCACCGCAGAACGACGACGGGGCCTGCAAGGTGATGTCGCTGACCATGACCACCGGCGGCAATGTCGTTTACGCGGGCGTGGCCGACACCGCCGCGCCTTGCTGGGTGCGCTGA
- a CDS encoding GspH/FimT family pseudopilin translates to MTILSRRLAPCRTRGVTVIESACTAVILSVLLGLGLPSFLASVQRHRVEGVMHQFKTDLRYGYSEAIARGQTVHVSFSRSAAGSCYVIATPQPCPCDTSGLAACSAGSQPLRVVWLPADAGITLESNVRQTTFDGRRNTVTPAAAIDIRSKGPAALHAIVNIVGRTRVCSPNQAMAGHPAC, encoded by the coding sequence ATGACAATACTTTCCCGCCGCTTGGCACCCTGCCGCACCCGCGGCGTCACGGTCATCGAATCGGCCTGCACGGCCGTCATCCTGTCGGTACTGCTGGGGTTGGGCCTGCCCTCCTTCCTGGCCAGCGTGCAGCGCCACCGGGTGGAGGGCGTGATGCACCAGTTCAAGACCGACCTGCGCTACGGCTATTCCGAGGCCATCGCCCGTGGCCAGACGGTGCATGTCAGCTTCAGCCGATCGGCCGCCGGCAGCTGCTACGTCATCGCAACGCCTCAACCCTGCCCCTGCGACACATCAGGTCTGGCTGCTTGCAGCGCGGGATCTCAACCGTTGCGGGTGGTCTGGCTGCCGGCGGACGCCGGCATCACGCTCGAATCCAATGTGCGGCAAACCACCTTCGACGGCCGCCGCAACACGGTGACGCCTGCAGCCGCGATCGACATCCGCTCCAAGGGACCGGCTGCGCTCCATGCCATCGTGAACATCGTCGGGCGCACCCGGGTGTGCAGCCCCAACCAGGCCATGGCCGGTCACCCGGCCTGCTGA
- the glyA gene encoding serine hydroxymethyltransferase: MFDRNQSTIAHIDPDLWAAIQAENRRQEDHIELIASENYTSPAVMAAQGSQLTNKYAEGYPGKRYYGGCENVDVVEQLAIDRVKQLFGAEHANVQPNSGSQANQAVFFGLLQPGDTIMGMSLAEGGHLTHGMPLNMSGKWFKVVSYGLDANEAIDYDAMERLAHEHKPKLIIAGASAYALRIDFERFAKVAKAVGAYFMVDMAHYAGLIAAGVYPNPVPHADVVTSTTHKSLRGPRGGIILMRGDDVAKKINSAIFPGIQGGPLMHVIAGKAVAFKEALTPEFKAYQQQVVKNAAALAETLIERGLRIVSGRTESHVMLVDLRPKGLTGKEAEAILGAAHMTCNKNGIPNDPQKPMVTSGIRLGSPAFTTRGFREEQARQTGHLIADVLDRPNDEAVLQQVREKVAVLTREFPVYR, translated from the coding sequence ATGTTCGATCGGAACCAATCCACCATCGCCCACATCGACCCCGACCTGTGGGCCGCCATCCAGGCCGAGAACCGCCGCCAGGAAGATCACATCGAGCTGATCGCCTCGGAGAACTACACCTCGCCGGCCGTCATGGCCGCGCAAGGCAGCCAGCTGACCAACAAGTACGCCGAGGGTTACCCCGGCAAGCGCTACTACGGCGGCTGCGAAAACGTCGACGTGGTCGAGCAACTGGCCATCGACCGGGTCAAGCAGCTGTTCGGCGCCGAGCACGCCAACGTGCAGCCCAACTCGGGCTCGCAGGCCAACCAGGCCGTGTTCTTCGGCCTGCTGCAGCCGGGCGACACCATCATGGGCATGAGCCTGGCCGAAGGCGGCCACCTGACCCACGGCATGCCGCTGAACATGAGCGGCAAGTGGTTCAAGGTGGTGAGCTACGGCCTGGACGCCAACGAAGCCATCGACTACGACGCGATGGAACGCCTGGCCCATGAGCACAAGCCCAAGCTGATCATCGCCGGTGCCTCGGCCTACGCGCTGCGCATCGACTTCGAACGCTTTGCCAAGGTGGCCAAGGCCGTCGGCGCCTACTTCATGGTGGACATGGCCCACTATGCCGGCCTGATCGCTGCAGGCGTGTACCCCAACCCGGTACCGCATGCCGACGTGGTGACCTCCACCACCCACAAGAGCCTGCGCGGCCCGCGTGGCGGCATCATCCTGATGCGCGGCGACGACGTGGCCAAGAAGATCAACTCGGCGATCTTCCCCGGCATCCAGGGCGGCCCGCTGATGCACGTGATCGCCGGCAAGGCCGTGGCCTTCAAGGAAGCGCTGACGCCTGAGTTCAAGGCCTACCAGCAGCAGGTGGTGAAGAACGCCGCCGCGCTGGCTGAAACGCTGATCGAACGCGGCCTGCGCATCGTCAGCGGCCGCACCGAAAGCCACGTGATGCTGGTGGACCTGCGCCCCAAGGGCCTGACCGGCAAGGAAGCCGAAGCCATCCTCGGCGCGGCGCACATGACCTGCAACAAGAACGGCATCCCGAACGATCCGCAGAAGCCGATGGTCACCAGCGGCATCCGCCTGGGCAGCCCGGCCTTCACCACCCGCGGCTTCCGTGAGGAGCAGGCCCGCCAGACCGGCCACCTGATCGCCGACGTGCTCGACCGGCCGAACGACGAAGCCGTGCTGCAGCAGGTGCGCGAGAAGGTCGCCGTGCTGACGCGCGAATTCCCGGTCTACCGCTGA
- the nrdR gene encoding transcriptional regulator NrdR, which translates to MRCPFCSHNETQVVETRDSDEGDVIRRRRRCQGCEKRFTTYERPEIAMPSIVKKGGARVDFDTAKLRGSMLLALRKRPVSMEQLDAAIERIEEVLLTSGAKEIPSNRLGELVMRELKKIDKVAYVRFASVYRSFEDVDEFRQLIRDI; encoded by the coding sequence ATGCGTTGCCCTTTCTGCAGCCACAACGAAACGCAGGTCGTCGAGACCCGTGATTCGGACGAGGGTGACGTCATCCGCCGGCGGCGGCGCTGCCAGGGGTGCGAGAAGCGATTCACCACCTACGAGCGCCCGGAGATCGCGATGCCGTCCATCGTCAAGAAGGGCGGCGCACGGGTGGACTTCGACACGGCGAAGTTGCGCGGCTCCATGCTGCTGGCGCTGCGCAAGCGGCCGGTCAGCATGGAACAGCTGGACGCGGCGATCGAGCGCATCGAGGAAGTGCTGCTGACCAGCGGCGCCAAGGAGATCCCTTCGAACCGCCTGGGCGAGCTCGTGATGCGCGAGCTCAAGAAGATCGACAAGGTGGCCTACGTGCGGTTTGCTTCGGTCTACCGCAGCTTCGAAGACGTCGACGAGTTCCGCCAGCTGATCCGCGACATCTGA
- a CDS encoding type IV pilus modification PilV family protein — protein sequence MKMTRARRTQRGVTLVEAMVAFFVMALGMLAAVATQMTLRLNNDVAKQRSEAVRLAQNDLDTARSFVRMAATQGLRSYADILPTLAPESLPFSGTNASYSFIREVPEELQFPYRAISAQVTWQDRQGQTHPVRLDTIVAGVDPALSGYLSLAPDGQTTQVAARTNRRLPPWVRDLNDGRSVLKPRATDTTAWIFDNRSGSIVARCVVQPASTTATLTAADLTDCSTLTVPGRLINGYVWFSLTSPPSADAPVSTAFELHPVFAFGSSSNTSAECYDSAAGTSSVNPIQYVCAVFPGQAGGPWSGYLTMASSALWRGDDALYTLCRYTADLDQSGSISNDEHPLDYVDVTQNLLYQNFLVVLRGEACPVGTGVNRTAQHDPRPA from the coding sequence ATGAAGATGACGCGGGCACGCCGCACACAGCGTGGGGTCACGTTGGTCGAGGCCATGGTCGCCTTCTTCGTGATGGCCCTGGGCATGCTGGCGGCCGTGGCCACGCAGATGACGCTGCGGCTGAACAACGACGTGGCCAAGCAACGCTCAGAGGCCGTGCGGCTGGCCCAGAACGACCTCGACACCGCCCGCTCGTTCGTGAGGATGGCCGCGACGCAAGGCCTGCGCAGTTATGCCGACATCCTGCCGACGCTGGCGCCGGAGTCGCTGCCCTTCTCGGGCACCAACGCCAGCTACAGCTTCATCCGCGAGGTGCCGGAAGAACTGCAGTTCCCCTACCGCGCCATATCGGCGCAGGTGACCTGGCAGGATCGTCAAGGTCAAACCCATCCGGTGCGGCTCGACACCATCGTGGCTGGCGTGGACCCGGCGCTTTCGGGCTACCTGAGCCTGGCGCCCGACGGCCAGACCACCCAGGTGGCCGCCCGCACGAACCGCCGGCTGCCGCCGTGGGTGCGCGACCTCAATGACGGCCGCAGCGTGCTCAAGCCGCGTGCGACCGACACCACCGCCTGGATCTTCGACAACCGCAGCGGCAGCATCGTGGCCCGCTGCGTGGTGCAGCCGGCCAGCACCACCGCCACGCTGACGGCGGCCGACCTCACCGACTGCAGCACGCTGACGGTGCCGGGCCGGCTCATCAACGGTTATGTGTGGTTCTCGCTCACCTCGCCGCCCAGTGCCGATGCCCCCGTGAGCACGGCGTTCGAGCTGCACCCGGTGTTCGCCTTCGGAAGCAGCAGCAACACCTCGGCAGAGTGCTATGACAGCGCCGCGGGCACCTCGTCGGTCAACCCGATCCAGTACGTGTGCGCCGTGTTCCCCGGCCAGGCGGGCGGCCCATGGTCGGGCTACCTGACCATGGCTTCGTCCGCGTTGTGGCGCGGCGACGATGCGCTCTACACCCTGTGCCGCTACACCGCCGACCTGGACCAGTCGGGCAGCATCAGCAACGACGAACATCCGCTCGATTACGTCGACGTGACGCAGAACCTGCTGTACCAGAACTTCCTGGTGGTGCTCCGCGGCGAGGCCTGTCCTGTTGGCACCGGCGTCAACCGCACGGCGCAGCACGACCCGCGCCCGGCCTGA
- a CDS encoding pilus assembly PilX family protein, with protein MRAAAHGHRPARQHGAATLVVVMVLFFLMLLVSAYAGRTLIFEQRTSANQYRSAQAYEAAAGGLEWALAMLNSDQRIDASCEPSTDAGNNTFRDRYLAMDLSADKVTPATPTNGRFAACTRAVDGWRCQCPTGTVPALVADATTGAAFVLEMVPVPAFTPAQPLRLRAWACSSTTDSRCYSNGTNNTDGYATQTMQVALVSALQQPPTAALTVWDKVTIPAGMTVVNQSPGDSAVAIRSGGDVDVPNPASVALPGGVPMDDGLVKYDQQIHDIYLRFFQRHSGMSQSLFRKLPTTASCDGNNCTSILLEAAANGRRLLYANHDLTLPANTTLGSPEQPVMLVVDGALTLQGLTNITGLVYADELNWVNGASASSVRGATMVRSACCAGVSGSPSLIYDRDVIKRLQLGAGAYAKVPGSWQDR; from the coding sequence ATGAGGGCGGCCGCGCACGGCCACCGGCCCGCGCGACAGCACGGCGCCGCCACGCTGGTCGTGGTGATGGTGCTGTTCTTCCTGATGTTGCTCGTGTCGGCCTACGCCGGGCGCACCTTGATCTTCGAGCAGCGGACCTCCGCGAATCAATACCGGTCTGCCCAGGCCTACGAGGCCGCGGCCGGCGGACTCGAGTGGGCGCTGGCGATGCTCAACAGCGACCAGCGCATCGACGCGAGCTGCGAGCCCTCCACGGACGCCGGCAACAACACGTTCCGCGACCGCTACCTGGCCATGGACCTCAGCGCGGACAAGGTGACACCGGCCACGCCGACCAACGGACGATTTGCTGCCTGCACACGGGCTGTAGATGGCTGGCGCTGCCAGTGCCCCACGGGCACCGTCCCCGCTCTGGTGGCCGACGCCACCACCGGCGCAGCCTTCGTGCTGGAAATGGTGCCGGTGCCGGCTTTCACGCCAGCGCAACCGCTTCGCCTGCGGGCCTGGGCATGCTCCAGCACCACCGACTCACGCTGCTACAGCAACGGCACCAACAACACCGACGGCTATGCCACGCAAACGATGCAGGTGGCCCTGGTGTCGGCATTGCAGCAACCCCCGACCGCCGCGCTCACGGTCTGGGACAAGGTCACCATTCCTGCGGGTATGACTGTGGTCAATCAGTCGCCCGGCGATAGCGCCGTGGCCATTCGATCCGGGGGCGATGTCGACGTGCCCAACCCCGCCTCGGTGGCGCTGCCCGGAGGCGTGCCGATGGACGACGGCCTGGTGAAATACGATCAGCAGATTCACGACATTTACCTGCGCTTCTTCCAGCGGCACAGCGGCATGTCGCAGTCCCTCTTCCGCAAGTTGCCCACCACGGCCAGCTGCGACGGCAACAACTGCACCAGCATCTTGCTGGAAGCCGCCGCCAACGGACGGCGCCTGCTGTACGCCAACCACGATCTCACGCTGCCCGCCAACACCACCCTGGGCTCACCCGAGCAGCCGGTGATGCTGGTGGTGGACGGCGCGCTCACGCTGCAGGGGCTGACCAACATCACCGGGCTGGTGTACGCGGACGAACTGAACTGGGTGAACGGCGCCTCCGCCTCCAGTGTGCGTGGGGCGACGATGGTGCGCTCGGCCTGCTGCGCGGGTGTGAGTGGCTCGCCCAGCCTCATCTACGACCGGGACGTGATCAAGCGTCTGCAACTGGGTGCAGGCGCTTATGCCAAGGTGCCCGGCAGCTGGCAGGATCGATGA
- the ribD gene encoding bifunctional diaminohydroxyphosphoribosylaminopyrimidine deaminase/5-amino-6-(5-phosphoribosylamino)uracil reductase RibD: MQAAVPPFSDDDRHWMREAVDIAHQAIGLSDPNPRVGCVLVGDGWQVMGHTQAAGSAHAEVMALRAAAAAGHDVRGATAYVSLEPCAHHGRTPPCCDALIAAAVGRVVAAIEDPFPQVSGQGIARLRAAGIPVDVGLLAAESRELNIGFFSRIRRGRPWVRMKIAASLDGRTALLNGASQWITGPEARADGHAWRKRAGAVLTGIGTVRDDDPRLDVRLVETARQPLRVVVDSRLEIAPQARVLQPPGQALVYTAQPGPTTQAFDPACVEVAQLPATPAGKTDLAALLADLGRRGINELHLEAGHRLNGSFLKEGLVDELLVYLAPKLLGAGRDMAAFGPLERLADGLDFEFLDMAPVGADIRLRLRAVGRATF; this comes from the coding sequence ATGCAGGCAGCAGTTCCTCCTTTTTCCGATGACGACAGGCACTGGATGCGCGAGGCCGTGGACATCGCACACCAAGCCATCGGCCTGTCCGACCCCAATCCGCGCGTCGGCTGCGTGCTGGTGGGCGACGGCTGGCAGGTCATGGGCCACACCCAGGCCGCCGGTTCGGCCCATGCCGAGGTGATGGCCCTGCGGGCGGCCGCCGCTGCCGGCCACGACGTGCGCGGCGCGACCGCCTACGTCAGCCTGGAGCCGTGCGCGCACCACGGCCGCACGCCACCCTGCTGCGACGCGCTGATCGCCGCCGCCGTCGGGCGCGTGGTGGCGGCCATCGAAGACCCGTTCCCGCAGGTCAGCGGCCAGGGCATCGCGCGGCTGCGCGCCGCCGGCATTCCGGTGGACGTGGGCCTGCTGGCCGCTGAATCCCGCGAGCTGAACATCGGCTTTTTCTCGCGCATCCGCCGCGGCCGCCCCTGGGTGCGCATGAAGATCGCGGCTTCGCTCGATGGCCGCACCGCGCTGCTCAATGGCGCCAGCCAATGGATCACCGGCCCTGAAGCACGCGCCGACGGCCATGCCTGGCGCAAGCGCGCGGGCGCGGTGCTGACCGGCATCGGCACCGTGCGCGACGACGACCCGCGGCTGGACGTGCGCCTGGTGGAAACCGCGCGGCAGCCGCTGCGGGTGGTGGTGGATTCGCGGCTGGAGATCGCGCCGCAGGCCCGTGTGCTGCAGCCGCCCGGCCAGGCGCTGGTGTACACGGCGCAACCCGGACCCACCACGCAGGCTTTCGACCCGGCTTGCGTGGAGGTGGCGCAACTGCCGGCCACGCCCGCCGGCAAGACCGACCTGGCGGCCTTGCTGGCCGACCTGGGCCGCCGCGGCATCAACGAACTGCACCTGGAGGCCGGGCACCGGCTCAACGGCTCCTTCCTGAAGGAGGGGCTGGTCGACGAACTGCTGGTGTACCTGGCGCCCAAGCTGCTGGGCGCCGGGCGTGACATGGCCGCCTTCGGCCCGCTGGAGCGCCTGGCCGACGGGCTGGACTTCGAGTTCCTGGACATGGCCCCGGTGGGCGCCGACATCCGGCTGCGGCTGCGCGCTGTGGGCAGGGCCACTTTTTGA
- the ribBA gene encoding bifunctional 3,4-dihydroxy-2-butanone-4-phosphate synthase/GTP cyclohydrolase II, producing MPISPVPELVAELAAGRMVILVDEEDRENEGDLVLAAEHATPEAINFMARYGRGLICLTLTRERCERLQLPPMATRNGTKHGTAFTVSIEAAEGVTTGISAADRARTVQAAVAKNAQPTDLVQPGHIFPLQAQDGGVLMRAGHTEAGCDLAGMAGLMPASVICEIMKDDGTMARLPDLEVFAQEHGLKIGTIADLIQHRSHTESIIQRVGGRKLDTAYGRFDCAMYRDRTGAAHLVLSVGSWQADDEVLVRVHEPLSVLDLLDTSNTRHSWSLPSALRALQTAGRGVAVLLNCAEDAESLLTRAVAAEAPAPVRHAGGVDLRTYGVGSQILRDLGVRRMRLLGRPRRMPSMVGFGLEVTGFTEAPASKD from the coding sequence ATGCCCATTTCTCCTGTTCCCGAGCTGGTCGCCGAGCTGGCCGCCGGCCGCATGGTCATCCTCGTTGACGAGGAAGACCGCGAAAACGAAGGCGATCTCGTCCTTGCGGCCGAACACGCCACGCCGGAAGCCATCAACTTCATGGCGCGCTATGGCCGTGGCCTGATCTGCCTCACCCTGACGCGGGAACGCTGCGAGCGGCTGCAGCTGCCGCCCATGGCCACGCGCAACGGCACCAAGCACGGCACCGCGTTCACGGTGTCGATCGAGGCGGCCGAAGGCGTGACCACCGGCATCTCCGCCGCCGACCGTGCACGCACGGTGCAGGCCGCGGTGGCCAAGAACGCCCAACCCACCGACCTGGTGCAGCCCGGGCACATCTTCCCGCTGCAGGCCCAGGACGGCGGCGTGCTGATGCGCGCCGGCCATACCGAAGCCGGCTGCGACCTCGCCGGCATGGCCGGCCTGATGCCCGCCTCCGTGATCTGCGAGATCATGAAGGACGACGGCACGATGGCCCGGCTGCCTGATCTGGAGGTGTTCGCGCAGGAGCACGGCCTGAAGATCGGCACCATCGCCGACCTGATCCAGCACCGCAGCCACACCGAATCGATCATCCAGCGCGTGGGTGGCCGCAAGCTCGATACCGCCTACGGCCGCTTCGACTGCGCGATGTACCGCGACCGTACCGGCGCGGCCCATCTGGTGCTCAGCGTCGGCAGCTGGCAGGCCGACGACGAAGTGCTGGTGCGCGTGCACGAACCGCTGTCGGTGCTCGACCTGCTGGACACCAGCAACACCCGCCACTCCTGGTCGCTGCCCAGCGCCCTGCGCGCGCTGCAGACGGCGGGCCGCGGCGTGGCCGTGCTGCTCAATTGCGCGGAAGACGCCGAATCGCTGCTCACCCGCGCCGTGGCGGCCGAGGCGCCCGCGCCGGTGCGCCATGCCGGCGGCGTGGACCTGCGCACCTACGGCGTGGGCTCGCAGATCCTGCGCGACCTGGGCGTGCGCCGCATGCGCCTGCTGGGCCGGCCGCGCCGCATGCCCAGCATGGTGGGCTTCGGCCTGGAAGTCACCGGCTTCACGGAAGCCCCCGCTTCGAAAGACTGA